In Burkholderia lata, the DNA window CGACGCAGCCGGTCGAATCGTCAGGCGAACTTGTATTCGTCGCGCCCGATCATCTCGAGAAGCACACGCTGAGCCCGAAGCCCGAACACCTCGTCGTCGACGGCGACATGCTCACCGTCGAGCGCAACAACCGCAAGTACACGCTCGCGCTCGCACGCTATCCGGAACTCGGCGCGTTCATCGACAGCATCCGCGCGACGCTCGCCGGCAACCGCTTCGCGCTCGAACAGGTGTACAAGGTCGCGCTCGCCGGGCGCGGCGACGACTGGACGCTGACGCTCACGCCGCTCGACTCGCGGATGCTGAAGGTTGTCAGCACGATCACGCTCGACGGCACGCGCGACGTGTTGCGCAGCGTCGCGATCCGGCAGGCCGACGGCGACCGTTCGGTGATGCGCCTGCAACCCGTTCCGGCGAACGCCAACTGATGGACGAACGCACACGATCCTCACCCGTCGCCCACCGCCTGCACGCGCTGCGGCAGCGCGCGGTGCTCGTGTGGCTGCTTGTGCTCGTCGCGTGCGGCGTCGCGATCGGGCGTGCGCACTTCACGGCCGACCTGTCCGCGTTCCTGCCGAGTGCGCCGAGCGCCGGGCAGCGCGTGCTCGTCGACCAGTTGCGCGACGGCATCGTGTCGCGGCTGATCCTCGTCGCGATCGACGGCGGCGATGCCACCACGCGCGCCGCGCTGTCGCGACGCGTCGCCGGCACGCTGCACACTGATCCGCAGTTCGCGGCCGTTCACAACGGCGAAGCCGCGAACGACGCGCGCGATCGCCAGTTCATCTTCGATCACCGCTACCTGCTGAGCCCGGCCGTCACGCCGCAGCGCTTCAGCGCCGCCGGCCTGCATCAGGCGCTCGGCGACAGCCTCGACCTGCTGAGCTCGTCGGCCGGCCTCGTGGCCAAGGCGATGCTGCCGCGCGACCCGACCGGTGAAGTCGCCACGCTCGTCGACCAGTTCGACAGCGCGGCGGAACCGGCGAGCCGCGACGGCGTGTGGGCGTCGCGCGACGGCACGCGCGCGGTGCTCGTCGTGCAGACGGCCGCCGCCGGTTCCGATACCGACGCCCAGGCCCGCGCGATCGACACCGTGCGCCGCGCGTTCGCCACTGCGAAGCAGGCCATGCCGAATGCCGCCGCGACCACGCTCGCGATGACGGGGCCCGGTGTGTTCTCGGTCGACACGCGCGACACGATCCGGCACGACGTCGAACGGCTGTCGACGGCGAGCGTCGTGCTGATCGTCGCACTGCTGCTGACGCTGTACCGCTCGCCGCGCACGCTCGCGCTCGGGTTGCTGCCGGTGCTGACGGGTGTCGCGGCGGGCATCGCGGCGGTCAGCCTCGCGTTCGGCACGGTTCACGGGCTGACGCTCGGCTTCGGTACGACGCTGATCGGCGAAGCCGTCGACTATTCGATCTACCTGTTCGTGCAGTCGGCGCAGGCCGGCACGCGCGGCGCAGCGCGCCCGGCCGACGCGACGCGCGCATGGGTCGCCGCGTACTGGCCGACGATCCGGCTCGGCGTGCTGACGTCCGTGTGCGGTTTCGCGTCGATGCTGTTCTCCGGATTTCCGGGCCTCGTGCAGCTCGGGCTGTACTCGATCGTCGGGCTGACGGCCGCCGCGCTCGTCACGCGCTTCGTGCTGCCGCACCTGCGCGGCGAGCATGTCGCGATCCGCGACGTGTCACGCGTCGGCGCCGTGCTCGCGCGCGCAGCCGACGCCGCGCCGCGGCTGCGCTGGCCGCTCGCCGTGCTCGTGATCGCCGCGGGCGCGACGCTCGTGCTGCATCGCGACGGCCTGTGGAGCCGCGAACTCGCCGCGCTCAGCCCCGTGCCGGCGCAAGCGCAGGCGCTCGACGCACGGCTGCGCGCGGACGTCGGCGCACCCGACGTGCGCTACCTCGTCGTGATTGCCGCATCGACCGAACAGGCCGCGCTCGAAGGTGCCGAAAAAGTGGCCGCGCAATTGCAACCGCTCGTCGACCAGGGCGCGCTCGCCGGCTTCGAAAGCCCCGCGCGCTACCTGCCGAGCGACGCCGCGCAGCGCGCGCGCCGGGCGAGCCTGCCGGATACCGGCGCGCTCGCCGCGCGGATGCACGACGCCGTCGCGAACCAGCCGATCGCGGTCAAGCCCGACCTGTTCGCGCCGTTCATCACCGACGTCGGGGCTGCGCGCCACGCGCCGCTGCTCACGCGCGCGGACTTGCGCGGCACGTCGATGGCGCTCGCCGTCGATGCGCTGCTGACCGAACGCGACGGCCGCTGGAGCGCGATGCTGCCGCTGCGCGCGCCGGACGCCGCTCGCACCGCGCAACCGGCATCGAGTCTCGACGCGACGCCGATTCGCGCGGCCGTCGCGCGCGCGGGCGTGCCCGATGCGCTGTTCGTCGACATGAAGGCCGAAGCCGATCGCCTGTACGTGAGCTACGTGCACGAGGACATCCGGCTGTCGCTCGCGGGCTTCGCCGCGATCGCCGTGCTGCTGCTGATCGCGCTGCGCTCGCCGCGTCGCGTCGTGCGCGCGCTCGCGCCGCTCGTCGCGGCCGTGCTGGTCGTGACGGCCGGCTTCGCGCTCGCCGGCGTGCAACTGACGATCCTGCATCTCGTCGGGATGCTGCTGATCGTCGCGGTCGGCTCGAACTACGCGCTGTTCTTCTGCAAGCGCGACGACGCGCAGCCCGTCACGCCGTACACGCTCGTGTCGCTGCTGATCGCGAACCTCGCGACGGTCGCGGGCTTCGGGTTGCTGGCGCTGTCACACGTGCCGCTACTCGAAACCTTCGGGCTGACCGTCGGCCCGGGCGCGATGCTCGCGCTCGCGTTCGCGGCGATTCTTGCGCCGCGCGAGGCTGCGTCCGCAACCGGCAACCGTCATCAAGGAGGCCGCGCATGAGCGCGCCGTCGTCCGTTCCGTCGCGACAGCCCGGCGATGCGCGCCGCTGGAAGCCGACGCCGCTGATCGCGGGCACGGCCGCGCTGCATGCGGGCGCGGCCGCCGCCGTCGTCGCGCAGCCGGCCGCGTGGCCGTGGGCGGTCGGTGGCGTGGTCGCGTCCCATCTTGCGCTGACCGCCGCCGGCCTGTGGCCGCGCAGCACGCTGCTCGGCCCGAACTGGACGCACCTGCCACCGGGTGCGGGCCGCCGCATCGCGCTGACGATCGACGACGGCCCGGACCCGGACGTCACGCCGCGCGTGCTCGACCTGCTCGACCGTTACGATGCGCGCGCGACGTTCTTCTGCATCGGCGATCTCGCGCGCCGTCATCCGCGCTGGATCGAGGCGATCGTCGCGCGCGGTCACGCGATCGAAAACCACAGCCAGCGGCACCGGCACACATTCTCGCTGTCGGGGCCCGCCGCGCTGCGGCGCGAGATCGCGGCCGCGCAGCAGACGCTGACCGAGCTCACCGGCACGCGCCCGCTGTTCTTCCGCGCGCCGGCCGGCCTGCGCAACCCGTTTCTCGAACCGGTGCTGTGCGAACTCGGCCTGCAGCTGGCCAGCTGGACGCGGCGCGGTTTCGACACGCGCGCACGCGATGCCGCGACCGTCACGCGCCGCCTGCTGCACGGTCTCGCGGCACGCGACATCCTGCTCGTGCACGACGGCCATGCGGCGCGTGACGCGCGCGGTGAACCGGTCGTGCTCGACGTGCTGCAGGCGGTGCTGCGCGCGGCCGTCGATGCGCAACTGCACTGGACCACGCTGCGCGCGGCGCTCGCGCCGGAACCGCCCGGCGGGCCGGCCGAGCCGGCCGGCTCGGCCCACCCGTTTGATAAAATCTGACTTCGAGCGGCGCGCCTGCCAGCCCTGCTGCGGCGCCCGTTCCGGCCACCGGATGCGACCCTCGTGAAACCTCTCCTGCTCTCGCACTTCACCGCCACCAGCTGCATCGGCCGCGGCCTCGATGCGACCCTCGATGCGCTGCGCCACGCGCGCGGCGGGCTCCAGCCCTGCGACTTCGAGCATGCGGATCTCGACACGTGGATCGGCGCGGTGGACGGCGTCGATGCGCAGCCCGTGCGGGCCGACCTCGCCGACTTCGCGTGCCGCAACAACCGCCTCGCGCAGCTCGGCCTCACGCAGGACAACTTCGACGCACGCGTCGCGGCGGCTGTCGCGCGCTACGGTGCAGCGCGCGTCGGTGTGTTCATCGGCACGAGCACGGCCGGCATCCTCGAAACCGAGCACGCCTATCAGCGCCGCGATCCGGCAAGCGGCGCGCTGCCTGCCGACTTCCGCTACGCGCACACGCACAACCCGTATTCGCCGGCCGCATTCGTGCGCGCGTTTCTCGCGCTGCGCGGGCCGGCGATGGCGATCTCGTCCGCCTGCTCGTCCGGCGCGAAGGTGTTCGGCTCCGCGCGCCGCATGATCGAGGCAGGCTTGATCGACGCGGCCGTCGTCGGCGGCGTCGATTCGTTGTGCCTGACGACGCTGTACGGCTTCAATTCGCTCGAACTGCTGTCGCGCCAGCCGTGCCGTCCGTTCGACGTCGCGCGCGACGGTATCTCGATCGGCGAGGCCGCCGCGTTCGCGCTCGTCGAACGCGTGCCCGACTCGCCCGCCGCACTCGACGCCCACGCGATCCTGCTGCTCGGCATCGGCGAATCGAGCGACGCGCATCACATGTCGTCGCCGCATCCGGACGGGCTCGGCGCGCGCGTCGCGATCGAGCAGGCGCTCACGGCCGCCAGTCTCGGCGCGAACGATATCGACTACGTGAACCTGCACGGCACCGCGACGCCGAGCAACGACGCGGCCGAAAGCCGCGCGATCGGCGCGCTGTTTGCCAGCACGCCGTGCAGTTCGACGAAGGGCGCGACCGGCCATACGCTCGGCGCGGCGGGTGCGCTCGAGGCGGTCGTCGCCGCGCTCGCGCTGCGCGAGCAGTTCGTGCCGGCCGGCGTCAACACGACGCAACCCGACCCGGCACTCGCCGCCGACTACGTACTCGCAAGCCGCGATGCGCGCGTGCGTGCCGTCCTCTCCAATTCGTTCGGCTTCGGCGGCACGAATTGCAGCCTGATCCTCGGCCGCGCCGACCACGCACGCCGTTGAGGCCCGCCATGACACTCACCGCCTTCATCGAAAGCATCGGCCTGATCGGCCCCGGATTGACCGACTGGCCGCACGCGGCCGACGTGCTCGCGGGCCACGCACCGTATGCGCCCGCCCGCACCGAGCTGCCGCCGCCAGCCGGCCTGCCGTCGGCCGAGCGGCGCCGCACCGGCCCCGTCGTGCGCGTGGCGCTCGCGGCCGGCCACGAAGCGGTGGCCGCGAGCGGACGCGACGCCGCGACGCTCGCGACCGTGTTCAGCGCATCGGGCGGCGACGGCCAGAATTGCCACGCGATCTGCGAGACGCTCGCCGGTGACGATCGCCAGCTGTCGCCGACGCGCTTCCACAATTCCGTGCACAACGCACCGGCCGGCTACTGGAGCATCGCGACCCGCGCGATGGCGACGTCGAACGTGCTGTGCGCGCACGACGGCAGCTTTGCCGCGGGCCTGCTCGAAAGCCTGTGCCAGGTCGTGGTCGATCGCGTGCCGAGCCTGCTGATCGCGTACGACACCGACTATCCTGAACCGCTGCGCGCGGTGCGCCCGATCGGCGACGCATTCGGCGTGGCCCTCGTGCTCGCGCCCGAACCGAGCGAACGCGCGCTCGCCCGTATCGACGTGCAACTCACCGACGCGCCCGCCACGACGCTCGCGCATGCCGAGCTCGACACGCTGCGCGCCGGCAATCCGGCCGCGCGCGTGCTGCCGCTGCTCGACGCGCTCGCCGCACGGCGTTCGACGCGCGTCGTGCTCGATTACCTGGCCGACACACGCGTACAAGTCGACGTCGCGATGCCGGATACGTTCACGGAGCGCGCGTGATGACCGCGACGATCCCGCTCGCGCCGCCGCTCAACCACGCGTGGATCGCCTCGCACATTCCGCACGACGGCGCGATGTGCATGCTCGATACGGTCGACGCATGGGATGCCGACCGCATCCGCTGCACCGCGACGAGCCACCGCGATCCGCACAACCCGCTGCGCGCACACGACCGGCTCGCCTCCGTCTGCGGCATCGAATACGCGGCGCAGGCGATGGCCGTGCACGGCGCGCTGCTCGGTGCGCATGAAGCGCGCCCGCGCGTCGGCTACCTCGCGAGCGTGCGCAACGTCGACGCGTTCGTCGACCGGCTCGACACGTTCGCGCAGCCGCTCGTCGTCGAAGCGGAGCGCGTGAGCGGCGACGCCCGCTCGGTGCTGTACGGCTTCGCGCTGCGCTGTGGCGATCGCGTGCTGCTGTCCGGCCGCGCGGCGGTGATGCTGGATGCATCGACGTCCGGCGCGTTTCGCCCGGCGCCAGCCGGCGATGCGAATCCTCGATGAAGCCGCTTACTCAAGAGAAGGAAACCAGGTCGTGAAAGTTCGTCAGTTCATTGGCACCGCGCTCGTTCTGGCGCTGATCAGCCCGATCGCGCACGCGGACATGTCGGAAGTGAAGCAGGACATCAAGCGCGATTCGAAGGAAGCCGCGCACAAGACCGGCGAGGCGGCCCGCAGCTTCGGCCACGCAACCGCAAGCGCCGCGAAGGCGGTCGGGCACGGGGTCGCACACGCGTCGCGCGAAGGCTGGGATGCCACCAAGCGCACGACGAAGCGGATCTTCCACAAGAACGACTCGGGCGAGTCGGGTGGAAAGAGCGAAAAGAGCGATTGACCACGGGCATCGCGCGCATCGCCGGAGGCCTGCGCGCGATGCGTGACCGCTCGTCAATCGTGACGCATCACTGCCGCAATGCCGCCGTCAACGCGCGCCGCGCATGCGGCGTGCCGGCCTGGCCCGCACGCGCGCGAAGCACTTGCCGTACGCGACGAGCCAGCAATCGCGATGATCGAAGTTCCGCAGCAGACGCGCACGGCGCCGCTCGAGCCAGTAGAGCGAGACCGCCATCGTCAGCGCGACGGCCAGTGCCGTGCCGCCGATCGCGAGTCCCATCCAGGTGTCGCCCATGCCTTCTCCGGAATGCGAAGCCGAAGCGGCGCGTCTGCCGCCGCCCTGGCACTGGATATTGCGGAACGCGGCCCGCCACGTGCGCGCACGCCGCCGGGCCGCTGCGGGTCAGTGCATGTGCTGCCCGCCGTTGATCGCGATGTTGGAGCCCGTGACGAAGCCGGCCTCCTCCGAGCACAGGTAGGCCACCAGCGCCGCGACTTCCTCGGGCTTGCCGAGCCGGCCCGCCGGAATCTGCGGGAGGATCTTCGAGTCGAGGATGTCCTGCGGGATCGCCGTGACCATCTTCGTCGCGAGGTAGCCCGGCGACACCGTGTTCACCGTCACGCCCTTGCGCGCGATCTCGAGCGCGAGCGATTTCGTGAAACCGTGCATGCCGGCCTTCGCGGCCGCGTAGTTGGTCTGGCCGACCGAACCCTTCGAGCCGTTCACCGACGAGATGTTGACGATGCGGCCCCAGCCGCGCTCGACCATGCTTTCGCAGACCGGCTTCGTCATGTTGAACACGGAATCGAGGTTGGTGCGGATCACCGCGTCCCAGTTGACCTTGTCGAGCTTGCGCAGCGTCATGTCGCGCGTGATGCCCGCGTTGTTCACGAGAATGTCGACCGGGCCGACGTCCCGCGCGATCTTCTCGATGCATTGCTGGCACGAATCGTGATCGGCCACGTCCACCGGGTACGCGTGGAACTCGCGACCGGCCGCGTGCATCTCGGTCAGCCAGCGGTCCGCGCCGGTGTTGTTCGGCGAATACGTGACGACTACCCGGTGGCCCGCGTCGTTCAACCTGATGCTGACCGCTTCGCCGAGGCCGCCCATTCCACCAGTCACAACTGCAATTCGCTTAGTCATCCTATAAATTACCGACAAGAAAGTAATCGATGAAGGCGGGGCGACGGCATCGCTCAGGCTGCCGCCCCACCGCTTCGATGCGCAGCCGCCCGCGTCGCGGGCGCGGCACGCACCGGCACCTCGCGCTTGTTATTGACTGCTTGTCGTGCGCGAAATCCGCTTCGCCCGCGTGCGGCGCTGGCCGGCGCCGTACGCGGAATGTACGTCAGACCCTGCTCAGGCGCGCTCGACCGCGAGTGCGACGCCCATCCCGCCGCCGATACACAGCGACGCCAGCCCGCGCTTCGCATCGCGCTTGGCCATCTCGTGCAGCAGCGTCACCAGGATCCGGCAGCCCGACGCGCCGATCGGGTGGCCGATCGCGATCGCCCCGCCGTTCACGTTCACCTTCGACGTGTCCCAGCCCATCTGCTTGTGCACCGCCAGCGCCTGCGCCGCGAACGCCTCGTTGATCTCCATCAGGTCCAGGTCGCCCGGCGTCCAGCCCGCGCGCTCCAGGCACCGGCGCGAGGCCGGCACCGGGCCCATGCCCATCACGCTCGGATCCACGCCCGCGTTCGCATACGCCTTGATCCGCGCCAGCGGCGTCAGGCCGAGTGCCGCCGCCTTCTGCGCCGACATCACCAGCACCGCCGCCGCACCGTCGTTCAGCCCCGACGCGTTCGCCGCCGTCACCGAGCCGTCCTTCGAGAATGCCGGCTTCAGCCCGGACAGCGATTCCGCCGTCACGCCGTGACGCACGAATTCATCGGTGGCGAACTGCAGCGGCTCGCCCTTGCGTTGCGGAATCGCCACCGGCACGATCTCGTCGTTGAAGCGGCCGGCCTTCTGCGCGGCTTCCGCCTTGTTCTGCGACAGCGCCGCGAAGGCGTCCTGCTCTTCGCGCGTGATCCCGTACTCCTTCGCGACGTTCTCCGCCGTGATGCCCATGTGGTACTGGTTGTACACGTCCCACAGGCCGTCGACGATCATCGTGTCGACCAGCTTCGCGTCGCCCATGCGGAACCCGTCGCGCGAGCCCGGCAGCACGTGCGGCGACGCGCTCATGTTCTCCTGGCCGCCCGCGATCACGATCTCGGCATCCCCCGCGACAATCGCGTTCGCCGCCAGCATCACGGCCTTCAGGCCCGAGCCGCACACCTTGTTGATCGTCATCCCCGGCACTGCCGTCGGCAGCCCGGCCTTGATCAGCGACTGCCGTGCCGGGTTCTGCCCGGAACCGGCCGTCAGCACCTGGCCCATGATCACTTCGCTCACCTGCTCGGGCTTCACGCCCGCACGCTCCAGCACCGCGCGGATCACCGTCGCGCCCAGTTCGGGCGCCGCAATCTTCGCAAGCGAACCGCCGAATTTGCCGACCGCGGTCCG includes these proteins:
- a CDS encoding hotdog family protein — protein: MTATIPLAPPLNHAWIASHIPHDGAMCMLDTVDAWDADRIRCTATSHRDPHNPLRAHDRLASVCGIEYAAQAMAVHGALLGAHEARPRVGYLASVRNVDAFVDRLDTFAQPLVVEAERVSGDARSVLYGFALRCGDRVLLSGRAAVMLDASTSGAFRPAPAGDANPR
- a CDS encoding beta-ketoacyl-[acyl-carrier-protein] synthase family protein, whose product is MKPLLLSHFTATSCIGRGLDATLDALRHARGGLQPCDFEHADLDTWIGAVDGVDAQPVRADLADFACRNNRLAQLGLTQDNFDARVAAAVARYGAARVGVFIGTSTAGILETEHAYQRRDPASGALPADFRYAHTHNPYSPAAFVRAFLALRGPAMAISSACSSGAKVFGSARRMIEAGLIDAAVVGGVDSLCLTTLYGFNSLELLSRQPCRPFDVARDGISIGEAAAFALVERVPDSPAALDAHAILLLGIGESSDAHHMSSPHPDGLGARVAIEQALTAASLGANDIDYVNLHGTATPSNDAAESRAIGALFASTPCSSTKGATGHTLGAAGALEAVVAALALREQFVPAGVNTTQPDPALAADYVLASRDARVRAVLSNSFGFGGTNCSLILGRADHARR
- a CDS encoding MMPL family transporter, yielding MDERTRSSPVAHRLHALRQRAVLVWLLVLVACGVAIGRAHFTADLSAFLPSAPSAGQRVLVDQLRDGIVSRLILVAIDGGDATTRAALSRRVAGTLHTDPQFAAVHNGEAANDARDRQFIFDHRYLLSPAVTPQRFSAAGLHQALGDSLDLLSSSAGLVAKAMLPRDPTGEVATLVDQFDSAAEPASRDGVWASRDGTRAVLVVQTAAAGSDTDAQARAIDTVRRAFATAKQAMPNAAATTLAMTGPGVFSVDTRDTIRHDVERLSTASVVLIVALLLTLYRSPRTLALGLLPVLTGVAAGIAAVSLAFGTVHGLTLGFGTTLIGEAVDYSIYLFVQSAQAGTRGAARPADATRAWVAAYWPTIRLGVLTSVCGFASMLFSGFPGLVQLGLYSIVGLTAAALVTRFVLPHLRGEHVAIRDVSRVGAVLARAADAAPRLRWPLAVLVIAAGATLVLHRDGLWSRELAALSPVPAQAQALDARLRADVGAPDVRYLVVIAASTEQAALEGAEKVAAQLQPLVDQGALAGFESPARYLPSDAAQRARRASLPDTGALAARMHDAVANQPIAVKPDLFAPFITDVGAARHAPLLTRADLRGTSMALAVDALLTERDGRWSAMLPLRAPDAARTAQPASSLDATPIRAAVARAGVPDALFVDMKAEADRLYVSYVHEDIRLSLAGFAAIAVLLLIALRSPRRVVRALAPLVAAVLVVTAGFALAGVQLTILHLVGMLLIVAVGSNYALFFCKRDDAQPVTPYTLVSLLIANLATVAGFGLLALSHVPLLETFGLTVGPGAMLALAFAAILAPREAASATGNRHQGGRA
- a CDS encoding beta-ketoacyl synthase chain length factor, producing MTLTAFIESIGLIGPGLTDWPHAADVLAGHAPYAPARTELPPPAGLPSAERRRTGPVVRVALAAGHEAVAASGRDAATLATVFSASGGDGQNCHAICETLAGDDRQLSPTRFHNSVHNAPAGYWSIATRAMATSNVLCAHDGSFAAGLLESLCQVVVDRVPSLLIAYDTDYPEPLRAVRPIGDAFGVALVLAPEPSERALARIDVQLTDAPATTLAHAELDTLRAGNPAARVLPLLDALAARRSTRVVLDYLADTRVQVDVAMPDTFTERA
- the phbB gene encoding acetoacetyl-CoA reductase, producing MTKRIAVVTGGMGGLGEAVSIRLNDAGHRVVVTYSPNNTGADRWLTEMHAAGREFHAYPVDVADHDSCQQCIEKIARDVGPVDILVNNAGITRDMTLRKLDKVNWDAVIRTNLDSVFNMTKPVCESMVERGWGRIVNISSVNGSKGSVGQTNYAAAKAGMHGFTKSLALEIARKGVTVNTVSPGYLATKMVTAIPQDILDSKILPQIPAGRLGKPEEVAALVAYLCSEEAGFVTGSNIAINGGQHMH
- a CDS encoding outer membrane lipoprotein carrier protein LolA, coding for MTAVRRRLPTLPSALRRAVRMLAVAVAVAATPAAIALAAAPVQAADTVPAWTLDRLMSTLAQHKSGRATFTETKYLSIATQPVESSGELVFVAPDHLEKHTLSPKPEHLVVDGDMLTVERNNRKYTLALARYPELGAFIDSIRATLAGNRFALEQVYKVALAGRGDDWTLTLTPLDSRMLKVVSTITLDGTRDVLRSVAIRQADGDRSVMRLQPVPANAN
- a CDS encoding polysaccharide deacetylase family protein, coding for MSAPSSVPSRQPGDARRWKPTPLIAGTAALHAGAAAAVVAQPAAWPWAVGGVVASHLALTAAGLWPRSTLLGPNWTHLPPGAGRRIALTIDDGPDPDVTPRVLDLLDRYDARATFFCIGDLARRHPRWIEAIVARGHAIENHSQRHRHTFSLSGPAALRREIAAAQQTLTELTGTRPLFFRAPAGLRNPFLEPVLCELGLQLASWTRRGFDTRARDAATVTRRLLHGLAARDILLVHDGHAARDARGEPVVLDVLQAVLRAAVDAQLHWTTLRAALAPEPPGGPAEPAGSAHPFDKI
- a CDS encoding acetyl-CoA C-acetyltransferase, with product MTDVVIVSAARTAVGKFGGSLAKIAAPELGATVIRAVLERAGVKPEQVSEVIMGQVLTAGSGQNPARQSLIKAGLPTAVPGMTINKVCGSGLKAVMLAANAIVAGDAEIVIAGGQENMSASPHVLPGSRDGFRMGDAKLVDTMIVDGLWDVYNQYHMGITAENVAKEYGITREEQDAFAALSQNKAEAAQKAGRFNDEIVPVAIPQRKGEPLQFATDEFVRHGVTAESLSGLKPAFSKDGSVTAANASGLNDGAAAVLVMSAQKAAALGLTPLARIKAYANAGVDPSVMGMGPVPASRRCLERAGWTPGDLDLMEINEAFAAQALAVHKQMGWDTSKVNVNGGAIAIGHPIGASGCRILVTLLHEMAKRDAKRGLASLCIGGGMGVALAVERA